The genomic window GCGCCCCGCCGGTGGTCAGTCGCTGTTCGATCAGGTCGGTGACCAGGCCGGTGGCCGGCAGGTAGACGATCCACTGGTGAAGCCCGTGCGGGCCGGGCATCGCCACCAGCCGCTCCAGGAGCCGGCTGGTGGCCAGGTCCGCGGTGGGCTGCTCGTCGATCACCTGCAGGGTGTCGCCGGACATCCGGACACGGCGCCAGAACAGCAGTTCGCCGAGCAGTGCGGCACCGAGACCGATGGCCAGCACGGCCGGGGCGAGCAGGGCCCGGCCACCGATGCCGTCGTGCGCTGCCAGATAGAGGTCGTCGGCGGGCGGGCGCTTGGTCATCCGTTCGGCCTCGGCGATCGGCGGTGAGTGGGCGGTGAGGTGGTGACTGGGCGGTGAAGTGGCGCAACCGTAGCCGCGTCGGGTTGCCGGAGGGTTACGCGCCGCCGAAAGGCCGGGACGAGAAGAAACCTCGCTGCCGGTCGGGATGGGACCGGCAGCGAGGTTCGTCAGAGGTGGATCAGTGCAGGGCGGTCAGGGCCGATCAGCGCAAGGCCGGCTCCGCTGGTTCGGAGTGGGGCTGGCGGTGTTGGGGGACGGGGTGGGCACGTTCCAGGGCGGCGCCCTCGACGTCCACGTTGGGCAGGATGCGGTCCAGCCAGCGGGGGATCCACCAGGCCGCGTCGCCGAGCAGGTGCATGACGGCCGGGATCAGCAGCATGCGGACCAGGAAGGCGTCGACCAGGACACCGAAGGCCAGGCCGAAGCCGAGCGAGCGGATCATCGCCGTGTTGGAGAAGATGAAACCGCCGAAGACCGAGATCATGATGATCGCGGCCGCGGTGACGACCGTGCGGCCGGCGTGCACGCCCTGCTGGACGGCGAGGCGGGCGGGGGCACCGTGGGCGTAGGCCTCGCGCATGCCGGAGACCAGGAACAACTGGTAGTCCATGGCCAGGCCGAACAGGATGCCGATCAGAATGGTCGGCAGGAAGCTCAGCACCGGGCCGGGGTCGTGGATGCCGAAGAGCGCGCCGAGCCAGCCCCACTGGAAGATCGCCGTGATGCCGCCGAACGTGGCGAACAGCGACAGGATGAAGCCGAGGGTGGCGGTAACCGGCACCAGGATGGACCGGAAGACCAGGATCATGATGATCAGCGAGATGCCGATGACCAGGCCCAGGTAACCGGGCAGCGCGTTGTCCAGCTTGTCGGAGATGTCGATGTTGCCGCTGGCCGAGCCGGCCACGCCGAGGGTGACGTCACCGGTGATCGGCGAGAGGCCCCGCAGGTCGTGGACCAGCTGCTCGGTGGCGGCGGTGGTCGGGCCCTCGGTGGGAATGATCTGGAAACCGAGCGTCCTGTTGTCGGCGGAGGCACCGATCGGGGCGACCGCCGCGACGTGGTTCTGGGCCAGCAGCAGGTTGCCGATGCGGACCTGTTCGGCCTGCAGGTCGTCGCCGGTGAGGGCGGCCGGCAGGTCGGCGACGACGACGAGGGAACCGTTGACGCCGGGGCCGAACTTCTCGCCGATCATCGTGAACGCCTGGTACTGGGTGGAGTCCTGGGCTTCGGACGAGCCGTCGGGCAGGCCGAGCCGCATCGACGCGGCCGGGATCGCCACCGTGATCAGCGCCGCGAGCAGCGCGAGAACGGTGATCACGGCACGGCCGGTGCTCATCGGCTTGACCGTGGCGGGCTTCTCGGCGTGGGCCTTGCGGTTGAGGACCCGGGTGCCGATCAGCGCCAGCAGAGCCGGGGTGAGGGTCACCGCGATGAGGACGGCCACCGCCACACAGATCGCGGCCACCGTACCCATCAGGCCGAGGAACGGGATGCCGGTCACGTTGAGGGCGAGCAGGGCGACCAGCACGGTGGACCCGGCGAACACGACCGCGTTGCCGGAGGTGCCGTTGGCCAGCCCGATCGACTCCTCGAACTCGACGCCGTCGAGCAGTTGCCGCCGGTGCCGGTTGAGGATGAACAGGCTGTAGTCGATGCCGACCGCGAGGCCCAGCATGACGCCGAGCACCGGGGTGATCGACAGCATCTCGACGACGCCGGAGAGCGCGAGTGACGCGGTGACGCCGATGCCGACCCCGGTCAGGGCACTGAGCAGGGGCAGCACGGCACCGATCAGGGTCCGCAGCATGACCAGCAGGGTGATCGCGGCGATGACCAGGCCGGCCACCTCGCCGACGCCGAGGATCTCCGGCACGTTCTGAGTGATCTCGTTGGAGAACTCGACCTTGACCCCGGCCGGCACACCCGCGCTGACGTGGGCGATCAGGGCGGCCTTGGTCTCCGGGGTGACGTCGAGCTGCGGCACCTCGAACTGCACCTGGGCCACGGCGGTGGAACCGTCTGCGGACACCGTGCGGATCGCCGACGACATGGCGAGCAGCTGCTGGCCGCGGACCAGCTTGGCGGCGTTGGTCTCCAGCTCGGCGGTCTTCTCGATGAGGAGCTTCTGGTTGGCGTCCACTTCGGCCTTGGTGGCCGCGTCGAGGTCGGCCCAGAACGCCTTGGCCTGGTTGATCTGGTTCTGGCCGTCGGCGATCTGGGCGCGGCCGTCGGCGATCTGCTTCAGACCGTCGGTGACCTGTGCGTTCCGGTCGGCGATCTGCTTCTGGATCGCGAACGGATCGGTGGTGGAGCCGACACCGTCGAGGTTCGCGGTCGACTTGAGCAGGTTGGTGATGCTGGTCTGCTGGGTGTCGGTCAGCGGGGTCTGGTCGACGGTGTGGAAGACGAGTTTGCCGTTGCCACCGGCCGCGACCGGGAGCCGCTCGCCGAGCCGGTCACTGACCTTCTGGGTCTCGGTGCCGGGGATGTCGACGACCGGGGACAGTTCGCCGCGGGCGACGAAGTAGCCGGAGACGGCCAGGCCCAGGATCACGAGCCAGGTCGCCAGGACTGCCTTGGCCCGCCGGGCACAGAACCGGCCCAGGCGGTAAAGAAGCTCGGCCAATGTGTCGTTCCTTTTGTGAGAGGTCTAGTACCCGGTACGGACTGTGGAGATCATGCGGTCGAGGGAGTGGTTCCAGAGTTCGCGGGAACGGTCGTCGGTGGCGGCGTCGGTCGCGGCGATCCAGTGTTTGGCGACCACGACGACCCCGTTCATCAGGGAGCTGAC from Actinoplanes derwentensis includes these protein-coding regions:
- a CDS encoding GPP34 family phosphoprotein: MTKRPPADDLYLAAHDGIGGRALLAPAVLAIGLGAALLGELLFWRRVRMSGDTLQVIDEQPTADLATSRLLERLVAMPGPHGLHQWIVYLPATGLVTDLIEQRLTTGGALRRETRRRLLGSTSSLVFTDPRGPGEPAARIRTALSYNQPLDVADLMLAGMILATGLDEFVLATCNPRDRARLSDQFRRNLPEPLHHLIAQTRDVAVHSAVGR
- a CDS encoding MMPL family transporter, whose product is MAELLYRLGRFCARRAKAVLATWLVILGLAVSGYFVARGELSPVVDIPGTETQKVSDRLGERLPVAAGGNGKLVFHTVDQTPLTDTQQTSITNLLKSTANLDGVGSTTDPFAIQKQIADRNAQVTDGLKQIADGRAQIADGQNQINQAKAFWADLDAATKAEVDANQKLLIEKTAELETNAAKLVRGQQLLAMSSAIRTVSADGSTAVAQVQFEVPQLDVTPETKAALIAHVSAGVPAGVKVEFSNEITQNVPEILGVGEVAGLVIAAITLLVMLRTLIGAVLPLLSALTGVGIGVTASLALSGVVEMLSITPVLGVMLGLAVGIDYSLFILNRHRRQLLDGVEFEESIGLANGTSGNAVVFAGSTVLVALLALNVTGIPFLGLMGTVAAICVAVAVLIAVTLTPALLALIGTRVLNRKAHAEKPATVKPMSTGRAVITVLALLAALITVAIPAASMRLGLPDGSSEAQDSTQYQAFTMIGEKFGPGVNGSLVVVADLPAALTGDDLQAEQVRIGNLLLAQNHVAAVAPIGASADNRTLGFQIIPTEGPTTAATEQLVHDLRGLSPITGDVTLGVAGSASGNIDISDKLDNALPGYLGLVIGISLIIMILVFRSILVPVTATLGFILSLFATFGGITAIFQWGWLGALFGIHDPGPVLSFLPTILIGILFGLAMDYQLFLVSGMREAYAHGAPARLAVQQGVHAGRTVVTAAAIIMISVFGGFIFSNTAMIRSLGFGLAFGVLVDAFLVRMLLIPAVMHLLGDAAWWIPRWLDRILPNVDVEGAALERAHPVPQHRQPHSEPAEPALR